In Zunongwangia sp. HGR-M22, the sequence AAAGCAGTCGCTTACAATTCAGACTATTTTCAATTAATCGTTTTTCTTTCGATATCTCATATTCAGCATTTCTATAGACAAAGAAAAGAAGACCGAAAAATAGATATAACCTTTAGGTACGTGATAATGAACTGCTTCAATAATAAGCATCACTCCTATCAAGATTAGAAAACTTAACGCTAAAATTTGGATCGTAGGGTGTTTATTTACAAAATCACTTACCGCTTTAGCAAAAATCATCATTACCAAAATAGAAATTATCACTGCAATTATCATAAGAATAATTTCTGTCGTCAAGCCGATGGCGGTTAAAATAGAGTCGAAAGAGAAAATGATATCTAACATCACAATTTGAGCTATAGCCAAACCAAAAGATTTGGCGCTAACATTTTTCTCTGCTTCTTGCTGTCCTTCTACTTTGTGGTGTATTTCTAAAGTACTTTTCACTAAAAGAAAAATCCCTCCTGCTAACAAGATAATATCTCTCCAACTAAGCTCAAAATTGCCAAAAGTAAGTACGGGTTTAGTTAAACCAATAATCCAGGTAATACCTAACAAAAGTAATACTCGTGTAATCATAGCCAACGCTAACCCTCCAATTCTGGCTTTCTTTTGCTGATGCTGCGGCAATTTCCCCGCGACTAAAGAAATAAAAATAATATTATCGATCCCAAGAACAATCTCCATAAATGTTAAGGTAAGCAAAGCAACCCAGCTATCTGCCTGAAGAAAAATTTCCATAAAAACGCTATTAATT encodes:
- a CDS encoding TerC family protein is translated as MEIFLQADSWVALLTLTFMEIVLGIDNIIFISLVAGKLPQHQQKKARIGGLALAMITRVLLLLGITWIIGLTKPVLTFGNFELSWRDIILLAGGIFLLVKSTLEIHHKVEGQQEAEKNVSAKSFGLAIAQIVMLDIIFSFDSILTAIGLTTEIILMIIAVIISILVMMIFAKAVSDFVNKHPTIQILALSFLILIGVMLIIEAVHYHVPKGYIYFSVFFSLSIEMLNMRYRKKND